A genomic segment from Clarias gariepinus isolate MV-2021 ecotype Netherlands chromosome 11, CGAR_prim_01v2, whole genome shotgun sequence encodes:
- the slc36a4 gene encoding neutral amino acid uniporter 4, whose product MEQQMDMEMMTPLMGEAGEENSDDENAGEQQSHGITFTQTLLHLLKGNIGTGLLGLPLALRNAGILLGPVCLVLMGVVCVHCMHILVNCSHQLSERSKKSPLSYSETVAVAMETSSSHCLRRGSNFGRLLVNFFLVSTQLGFCSVYFVFLAENIKQVVEGHNMNSSSSSSSEAVFGFHSNSSDGDGNPVVVTSATGLDQRVYMLLLLPFLILLTFIRELSNMAPLCGAANLAMAASLALIFAYILTDIGDPRQLPYVSTWNKFPFFFGTAIFAFEGIGVVLPVENQMREPKRFPCALDVSMGIVIVLYVTLATLGYLRFGDDIKGSITLNLPHDSWSNLLVKVLYSFGVFVTFAVQFFVAAEIVVPTVCERVTERWRRHTDLGTRALLTCVTCAAAVLVPRLDLVISFVGAVSSSALALIFPPLVELIACPARPSALVYLKDLSIALIGFLGFITGTYVTVGEILYPSP is encoded by the exons ATGGAGCAGCAAATGG ATATGGAGATGATGACCCCGCTGATGGGGGAGGCTGGAGAAGAGAACTCGGACGACGAGAACGCCGGGGAGCAACAGTCACACGGCATCAC tTTCACTCAGACTTTACTCCATCTGCTGAAGGGCAACATCGGCACAGGGCTGCTGGGATTGCCGCTGGCACTGAGGAATGCTGGGATACTG TTGGGCCCGGTGTGTTTGGTGCTGATGGGAGTGGTCTGTGTTCACTGCATGCACATCCTGGTGAACTGCAGCCACCAGCTGAGCGagcg GTCAAAGAAATCACCTCTAAGCTATAGTGAGACGGTAGCCGTTGCCATGGAGACAAGCTCCTCCCACTGCCTGAGGAGAGGATCCAATTTCGGCAG ACTGTTGGTGAACTTCTTCCTGGTTTCGACCCAGCTGGGCTTCTGTAGCGTGTACTTTGTCTTCCTGGCAGAAAACATTAAACAG gtggtaGAGGGACACAATATgaactcctcctcctcatcatcatcagaagCAGTGTTTGGGTTTCACTCAAACAGCTCAGACGGAGACGGTAACCCTGTTGTTGTTACCTCGGCGACGGGGCTGGACCAGCGAGTGTAcatgctcctcctcctccccttcCTCATCCTCCTCACCTTCATCAGGGAGCTGAGCAACATGGCACCCCTGTGTGGTGCGGCCAACCTCGCCATGGCCGCCAGCCTTGCGCTCATCTTTGCCTACATTCtcact gatattGGCGATCCCAGGCAGCTTCCATACGTCTCCACATGGAATAAGTTCCCCTTCTTCTTTGGAACTGCCATTTTTGCCTTTGAAGGGATTGGagtg gtTCTTCCTGTAGAAAATCAGATGCGTGAGCCAAAGCGCTTTCCCTGCGCCCTTGATGTCTCTATGGGCATCGTCATTGTCCTCTACGTCACCTTGGCGACGCTTGGCTACCTCCGATTCGGTGATGACATCAAAGGAAGCATCACTCTCAACCTGCCACATGACTCCTG GTCTAATCTCCTGGTGAAGGTGCTCTACTCGTTCGGAGTGTTTGTGACGTTTGCTGTTCAGTTCTTCGTTGCCGCGGAGATCGTAGTTCCCACAGTGTGTGAGCGTGTTACAGAGAGATGGAGACGACACACTGACCTCGGTACACGAGCGTTACTGACCTGTGTTACCT GTGCGGCAGCTGTTCTCGTCCCCCGTTTGGATCTGGTTATCTCGTTCGTGGGCGCGGTGAGTAGCTCCGCCCTGGCGCTTATTTTCCCGCCCCTAGTGGAGCTGATCGCGTGCCCCGCCCGTCCATCTGCGCTCGTTTACCTCAAGGACCTGTCTATCGCCCTGATCGGATTCCTTGGCTTCATCACCGGGACTTACGTCACGGTGGGGGAGATCTTGTACCCGTCTCCATGA